The following are from one region of the Verrucomicrobiaceae bacterium genome:
- a CDS encoding putative porin: MDSSPQVCSPFSPVISTSAPTTLPNESYNKYLIAAQMGVQFKITDDIVVKSSLAYYDWKNIEGRFSSPFVPASPNDAGDTDNSRPLFAQKGNTYRPIRNITPTPGAAPGGNLNGTINQYQYYGLATQFRQLAWNGRVDFNHYEPMQISLLGEYIKNLGLDRGAMNDLARADRVVNNRSGGTGAWEGGDTAWFMGLNVGKPITAFDKRGDWALGLGYRHVESDAVIDGFTDSVFGFGGTNMEGYTLNAAMAVSKRTWLRLAYMSADQIAGPQMRSDVLLFDFTAKF; the protein is encoded by the coding sequence ATGGATTCTTCACCGCAGGTCTGTTCCCCGTTTTCACCAGTTATTTCAACTTCGGCTCCAACAACGCTGCCAAATGAAAGCTACAACAAATACCTCATCGCCGCACAGATGGGAGTGCAGTTCAAGATCACCGACGACATCGTGGTGAAATCCAGCCTCGCCTACTATGACTGGAAAAACATCGAAGGCCGCTTTTCCAGCCCCTTCGTCCCAGCCAGCCCCAATGACGCTGGCGATACAGATAACAGCCGTCCGCTGTTTGCCCAAAAAGGCAATACCTACCGCCCGATTCGCAACATTACGCCCACCCCAGGAGCCGCACCTGGAGGCAATCTCAACGGCACCATCAACCAATACCAATACTACGGTCTCGCCACCCAGTTCCGCCAGCTCGCATGGAATGGACGTGTCGATTTCAATCACTACGAGCCCATGCAAATCTCACTCCTCGGTGAATACATCAAGAACCTGGGTCTCGATCGCGGTGCGATGAACGATCTGGCCCGTGCAGACCGCGTCGTGAACAATCGCAGCGGCGGCACTGGTGCTTGGGAAGGTGGCGACACCGCCTGGTTCATGGGTCTCAATGTCGGCAAGCCCATCACCGCCTTCGACAAGCGTGGCGACTGGGCTCTCGGCCTCGGCTATCGCCATGTCGAGTCAGATGCGGTCATCGACGGCTTCACCGATTCCGTCTTCGGCTTCGGCGGCACCAATATGGAGGGCTACACCCTCAATGCTGCCATGGCCGTCTCCAAGCGCACCTGGCTACGCCTCGCCTACATGAGTGCTGATCAGATCGCTGGTCCACAAATGCGCTCAGACGTCCTCCTCTTTGACTTCACCGCCAAGTTTTGA
- a CDS encoding peptidylprolyl isomerase yields MSHAAEDAVIARIGEIILKSSELENPGALSEPALRKLIEAMLVQRVVLKEALEKKWDQQPETQKLIQNTREAAITDSYLKKLCEPPADYPSEKELQDAYEAAKHRLTVPRSYRLAQIFVSEDRLEAVQARLKAEPAQFGQIAREMSEETQSAARDGEIGWVSEPQIQPEILARLPKLVLNTLSEPLRLADGWHIMKVLDVRTAHTPFFAQVRTQLVQQLRTEKTRATMRAYMSKLLQQHPVAVDGVALSKLASPSKP; encoded by the coding sequence TTGTCACATGCAGCCGAGGACGCCGTCATCGCCCGCATCGGAGAAATCATCCTGAAAAGCTCCGAGCTCGAAAACCCTGGCGCACTCTCTGAGCCCGCCCTGCGCAAACTCATCGAGGCCATGCTCGTGCAGCGAGTCGTGCTCAAAGAGGCCCTGGAGAAAAAATGGGATCAGCAGCCCGAAACGCAAAAATTGATCCAAAACACCCGCGAGGCCGCCATCACCGACAGCTACCTCAAAAAGCTCTGTGAGCCCCCAGCGGACTATCCTTCCGAAAAAGAGCTCCAGGATGCCTACGAAGCCGCCAAGCACCGACTGACCGTCCCACGCTCCTACCGGCTTGCGCAGATTTTCGTCAGCGAAGACCGCCTCGAAGCCGTACAGGCACGTTTGAAGGCCGAACCGGCTCAATTTGGCCAGATCGCTCGCGAAATGAGCGAGGAAACCCAAAGCGCCGCCCGCGATGGCGAGATCGGCTGGGTGAGTGAACCGCAGATCCAGCCAGAAATCCTCGCCCGACTCCCAAAGCTCGTATTGAACACCCTTTCTGAGCCCCTGCGCCTCGCCGACGGCTGGCACATTATGAAGGTGCTCGATGTCCGCACCGCTCACACGCCCTTCTTTGCGCAGGTGCGCACCCAGCTCGTCCAGCAGCTCCGTACCGAGAAGACCCGCGCCACCATGCGGGCATATATGTCGAAATTGTTACAGCAACACCCTGTCGCCGTGGACGGGGTAGCGCTGTCTAAGCTGGCCTCACCGTCCAAACCCTGA
- a CDS encoding putative porin has product MLHRTLISLLCANAALAQTTELPLPLLAEVTPPPAVKDAVKQAATAASTTAASAATAPAAATAPTMRAPTENPSTPAATSAAPPAAKAVPSPSEPSAAAGADISLEIPPPNGLLPPSSNAPRPPAASISENVTINLINRLVQRGALTKADADDLIKLAEQDAIMAQQQKQALAETQAVVASQNAIPPLEPDKEEVRVTYIPESVKEEIRTQLRSELTAEIRPQSWASDESIPGWTKRFRPYGDIRMRYDMFMFPTGNDNLTGAFPNFNSINTGAPFDLTNAAGTRPPQLNVDQDRERARLRMRLGFDIDLEDGFTAGIRLATGGNNSPVSTNQTLGSTGSGSPAQGGGFSKYELWLDRAFIQYESGFHKHGKLMVWLGRFDNPFQTNSQIMWDEDVGLDGIAFKVSDKITSGLDGFFTAGLFPVFTSYFNFGSNNAAK; this is encoded by the coding sequence ATGCTTCACCGCACTCTCATCTCCCTGCTCTGCGCCAATGCTGCGCTCGCTCAGACCACTGAGCTGCCACTACCACTGCTCGCCGAAGTCACACCACCACCCGCCGTCAAGGATGCTGTAAAACAAGCCGCCACCGCAGCTTCCACAACAGCAGCATCCGCCGCAACTGCACCTGCTGCCGCCACGGCACCCACCATGCGTGCACCGACAGAGAATCCGTCCACACCTGCCGCTACATCCGCAGCTCCCCCAGCTGCTAAAGCCGTTCCCAGCCCATCCGAGCCATCCGCAGCAGCAGGTGCGGACATCTCACTGGAAATCCCGCCGCCCAATGGCCTGCTGCCACCATCCAGCAACGCTCCACGCCCCCCAGCCGCCTCGATATCCGAGAACGTCACCATCAATCTCATCAACCGCCTCGTACAGCGCGGCGCATTGACCAAAGCGGATGCGGATGACCTCATCAAGCTCGCTGAGCAAGACGCAATCATGGCCCAGCAGCAAAAGCAGGCCCTTGCAGAAACGCAGGCCGTCGTCGCATCACAAAATGCCATCCCACCGCTGGAGCCCGACAAAGAAGAAGTCCGCGTCACCTACATCCCAGAGTCCGTCAAAGAAGAAATTCGCACACAGCTCCGTAGCGAGCTCACTGCCGAAATCCGCCCACAGAGCTGGGCCTCCGATGAGTCCATCCCCGGCTGGACAAAGCGCTTCCGGCCCTATGGCGACATCCGCATGCGCTATGACATGTTCATGTTTCCCACAGGAAATGATAATCTAACCGGTGCTTTCCCGAACTTCAATTCCATCAACACTGGAGCCCCCTTTGATCTCACCAATGCTGCAGGCACTCGCCCGCCCCAGCTCAATGTCGATCAAGATCGTGAACGTGCTCGTCTGCGCATGCGCCTAGGCTTTGACATCGACCTCGAAGACGGCTTCACCGCAGGTATTCGCCTCGCCACGGGTGGAAACAACTCCCCTGTCTCCACCAACCAGACTCTCGGCAGCACCGGTAGTGGCAGCCCAGCGCAGGGAGGGGGCTTTTCGAAATATGAACTCTGGCTTGATCGTGCTTTCATTCAGTACGAATCCGGCTTTCACAAGCATGGCAAGCTGATGGTCTGGCTCGGGCGCTTCGACAATCCCTTCCAGACCAACAGCCAAATCATGTGGGATGAAGACGTGGGCTTAGACGGCATCGCTTTCAAAGTATCTGACAAAATCACCAGCGGATTGGATGGATTCTTCACCGCAGGTCTGTTCCCCGTTTTCACCAGTTATTTCAACTTCGGCTCCAACAACGCTGCCAAATGA